In Myxococcales bacterium, the following proteins share a genomic window:
- the feoB gene encoding ferrous iron transport protein B, producing MTRAIAIAGNPNSGKSTLFQALTGKRVRIGNYPGITVEERRADLRGHPELELVDIPGTYSLVARTGEEQIAIERILGLGSAPPAAVVVCVETSQALRGLYFAMQLQEFGVPIVVALTLADEAAHVPDTRAIAAALGCEVIAVAAREGRGLDTLTRAMVRVAGEPPPEPKWRWQPSPALAAMIDDVVPHLPTSLASARDARAMALWALQSVDNDHDADADRLRHVSPPLLAAVTSHAAHGPAIDGEVAQARWAWLDANLAPLFVAPPTRVQTRADRIDAVLLNRFAGMAVFIAIMFVVFMSLFAWADPAIATIEGGQAMLGDAVRAAMGQGLAADFVVDAVIGGVGSVLVFLPQILLLFLFLGVLEDSGYLARVAYLMDRVMRTMNLHGKAFVPMLSGFACAVPAIMATRTMERQRDRILTMAVIPLMTCSARLPVYSLIIGALFVGQKFTQSLLMVAMYLFSIVMSLLAAFVLSRTVKPLRAKRLPFIIELPPYRMPGLRDVLRQMWERSRMFLTEAGTVIFACTIGLWVLLTFPRSDVPPSLEAPPASVMPVNLDPAAYAQSYQLRHSYAGRLGHFIEPAIEPLGFDWKIGVGLLGAFAAREVFVSTMGVVYSVGGEVDEHSTSLRDAMHAERREDGSKLFTPLVGISLMVFFALAMQCISTLAVLKRETQGYRWPMFVLLYMTGMAWLASFAVYQGGRLLGFS from the coding sequence GTGACTCGGGCCATAGCCATTGCCGGCAACCCCAACTCGGGGAAGTCCACGCTGTTTCAGGCGCTGACCGGCAAGCGCGTCCGCATCGGCAACTACCCCGGCATCACGGTCGAGGAGCGCCGCGCCGACTTGCGCGGCCATCCCGAACTCGAATTGGTCGACATTCCCGGCACCTATAGCTTGGTGGCGCGCACCGGCGAAGAGCAAATCGCCATCGAGCGTATCTTGGGCCTTGGCAGCGCGCCGCCCGCTGCCGTGGTGGTTTGCGTTGAGACCAGCCAGGCGCTGCGGGGCTTGTATTTCGCGATGCAGCTGCAGGAATTTGGCGTCCCCATCGTGGTCGCGCTCACGCTCGCCGACGAGGCGGCGCACGTCCCTGATACGCGCGCAATCGCTGCGGCGCTTGGCTGCGAGGTGATTGCCGTCGCGGCGCGCGAAGGCCGCGGCCTCGATACGTTAACCCGCGCGATGGTGCGCGTCGCGGGCGAGCCGCCACCGGAGCCGAAGTGGCGTTGGCAGCCGTCGCCCGCGCTCGCGGCCATGATTGACGACGTCGTGCCGCACTTGCCCACCTCGCTCGCCTCCGCTCGCGACGCGCGGGCGATGGCGCTCTGGGCCCTGCAAAGCGTCGACAACGACCACGACGCCGATGCCGATAGGCTGCGCCATGTCTCGCCGCCCTTGCTGGCCGCGGTCACGTCCCACGCCGCGCATGGCCCTGCGATCGATGGCGAAGTGGCGCAGGCGCGATGGGCATGGCTCGACGCCAACTTGGCGCCTCTCTTTGTCGCGCCCCCAACGCGCGTGCAGACGCGCGCCGATCGCATCGACGCGGTGCTGCTCAATCGCTTCGCCGGCATGGCGGTCTTCATTGCCATCATGTTTGTCGTGTTCATGTCGCTCTTTGCATGGGCCGATCCGGCGATCGCGACCATCGAGGGCGGCCAGGCCATGCTCGGCGACGCAGTGCGCGCGGCGATGGGCCAAGGGCTTGCGGCGGACTTCGTCGTCGACGCGGTGATTGGCGGCGTTGGTTCGGTCTTGGTGTTTCTGCCGCAGATTCTGCTGCTGTTTCTGTTTCTCGGCGTGCTCGAAGACTCGGGCTATCTCGCGCGCGTCGCGTATCTGATGGATCGCGTGATGCGCACGATGAACCTGCACGGCAAGGCGTTCGTGCCGATGCTGTCGGGTTTTGCCTGCGCGGTGCCCGCGATCATGGCGACACGCACCATGGAACGCCAACGCGACCGCATTCTCACCATGGCGGTGATTCCGCTCATGACCTGCTCGGCCCGGCTGCCGGTCTATAGCCTTATTATTGGCGCGCTCTTCGTCGGGCAAAAATTCACCCAGTCGCTGCTGATGGTGGCGATGTATTTGTTTTCGATCGTGATGTCGCTGCTGGCGGCCTTCGTCTTGTCGCGCACGGTAAAACCGCTGCGGGCCAAGCGGCTGCCCTTTATCATCGAGCTGCCGCCCTATCGAATGCCAGGGCTGCGCGACGTGCTGCGCCAGATGTGGGAGCGATCGCGCATGTTTCTCACCGAGGCGGGTACCGTTATCTTTGCATGCACGATTGGGCTGTGGGTGCTGCTGACGTTCCCACGTAGCGACGTGCCGCCTTCGCTTGAGGCCCCGCCCGCGTCGGTCATGCCGGTCAATCTCGATCCTGCGGCGTACGCCCAGAGCTATCAGCTGCGCCACAGCTATGCTGGTCGGCTCGGACACTTCATCGAGCCGGCGATCGAGCCGCTCGGCTTTGATTGGAAGATCGGCGTCGGCCTGCTCGGCGCGTTTGCGGCGCGCGAGGTGTTTGTCTCGACGATGGGCGTCGTCTACAGCGTCGGCGGCGAGGTCGATGAGCACAGCACCTCGCTGCGCGACGCGATGCACGCCGAGCGCCGCGAGGATGGCTCGAAGTTGTTTACGCCGCTGGTCGGCATCAGCCTGATGGTGTTTTTTGCGCTCGCCATGCAATGCATCTCAACGCTGGCGGTGCTCAAGCGCGAGACCCAAGGCTATCGCTGGCCGATGTTTGTTCTGCTGTATATGACGGGCATGGCGTGGCTGGCGAGCTTTGCCGTTTACCAAGGCGGCCGACTGCTTGGATTCTCCTAA
- a CDS encoding tRNA pseudouridine(13) synthase TruD — MSDTYHLNADPTWLTTTPGVGGQIKTSPEDFVVIEEGGPEASGRGDHWLVRVQKRNVTTPFAMKQLARALDISDRDIGYAGMKDKLALTTQQLTLPAKSVTAAQLAAIRIPDIEVLDAKLHSTKLRLGHLAGNRFVIAVRGLADADAALAHASRALAELAAPPGVPNWFGGQRFGSDLDNHIVARDMLTGALPWPLDRRKARFFASSLQSHWFNAWLRARLADGLFATVLGGDWLKKHAGGQFTAEDAIAETARLRGDELAIMGPMFGAEMRPSPPGSDAAGREAAILAAADVTPTNLLAMARHAPGARRPSSFALRQASARHLAPDAIELSFWLPSGAYATVVMAEVQKPARAALDSLRGESNDESNA; from the coding sequence ATGTCGGACACCTACCACCTCAACGCCGACCCCACGTGGTTGACCACGACGCCGGGCGTAGGGGGACAAATCAAGACCTCACCCGAGGACTTTGTGGTTATAGAAGAAGGCGGGCCCGAGGCCAGCGGGCGCGGCGATCACTGGCTGGTGCGCGTGCAAAAGCGCAATGTCACCACGCCCTTTGCCATGAAGCAGCTCGCGCGCGCCCTCGACATCTCCGATCGCGACATTGGCTACGCGGGGATGAAAGACAAGCTCGCGCTCACCACCCAGCAGCTAACGCTCCCTGCCAAGTCAGTGACCGCCGCGCAATTGGCGGCTATCCGTATTCCGGACATCGAGGTGCTCGATGCCAAGCTGCATAGCACCAAGCTCCGGCTCGGCCACCTGGCGGGTAATCGCTTCGTCATCGCGGTGCGCGGCCTGGCCGACGCGGACGCCGCGCTCGCGCACGCCTCGCGCGCGCTTGCCGAGCTGGCCGCGCCGCCGGGCGTGCCTAATTGGTTTGGCGGGCAGCGCTTTGGCAGCGACCTCGATAATCATATCGTCGCGCGCGACATGTTAACCGGCGCGCTGCCGTGGCCGCTCGATCGGCGCAAGGCGCGCTTTTTTGCGTCGTCGCTGCAGTCGCATTGGTTCAACGCGTGGCTGCGCGCGCGCCTTGCCGATGGCCTCTTCGCCACGGTGCTTGGCGGCGACTGGCTCAAAAAGCATGCGGGCGGCCAGTTTACCGCGGAGGATGCCATCGCCGAAACGGCGCGGCTGCGTGGCGACGAGCTGGCAATTATGGGGCCGATGTTTGGTGCCGAGATGCGCCCCTCACCGCCAGGGAGCGACGCCGCGGGGCGCGAAGCGGCCATTCTCGCCGCCGCCGACGTGACGCCAACGAACCTGCTCGCCATGGCCCGGCATGCGCCGGGCGCGCGTCGCCCCTCCTCGTTTGCGCTGCGCCAAGCGAGCGCTCGCCACCTCGCACCCGATGCGATCGAACTTTCGTTTTGGTTGCCTAGCGGGGCCTATGCCACCGTGGTAATGGCCGAGGTGCAGAAGCCGGCGCGCGCCGCCCTGGACTCGCTGCGAGGAGAATCCAACGATGAGTCAAACGCGTGA
- a CDS encoding acyl-CoA/acyl-ACP dehydrogenase gives MTKWAAPISQIVTPLEAVVAAALSQARVLGINERTLDAHQPLVVALAYAATELEVVRHLVTAHGALSGAARMAEGDRRDLAQGYRVAIARVARRSRDRLHAVAYELGDEAKLGTALAAVTAPAFGQALQQLASHAELTSFGERIIARRGQVPAHDDETTGDVRASVRQFANKTVAPIAAQLHLQDLLVPDALLSAMAELGYFGLSVPERFGGNEMGHLAMIVTTEELSRGSLAGGGSLITRPEILAKALVHGGSAAQQATWLPLIASGKKMVAISVTEPDIGSDVASLRCRAEATTVEGVAGYSISGAKAWCTFAGRADIIALLARTDADASKGAKGLSLFIVEKPPFAGHAFELAQPGGGTLHGQADHTPGYRGMHSFSLAFDKWFVPATHLVGEAAGVGRGFYLQMAGFAAGRLQTGGRACGLMQAALEATCGYVADRAQFGQPLATFGLTQASIAEMASSLIAARAITYVAAQAMDVDERAASILAAGAKLFACDAAVECTQMGQVLHGGWGYAEEYAISRHVADALVLPIFEGVRPVLILKVIARGLFSAA, from the coding sequence ATGACCAAGTGGGCCGCGCCAATCTCGCAGATCGTTACGCCCCTGGAGGCCGTGGTCGCGGCGGCGCTATCGCAGGCGAGGGTGCTCGGCATCAACGAGCGAACGCTCGACGCGCACCAACCCTTGGTAGTCGCGCTCGCGTATGCGGCGACTGAGCTCGAAGTGGTGCGCCATCTTGTGACGGCACATGGCGCGCTAAGTGGCGCCGCGCGCATGGCCGAGGGCGATAGGCGCGACTTGGCGCAAGGGTATCGGGTGGCGATCGCCCGCGTGGCACGGCGCAGCCGCGATCGTTTGCACGCCGTGGCGTATGAACTCGGCGACGAGGCGAAGCTGGGCACGGCGCTGGCCGCGGTGACGGCGCCAGCCTTCGGCCAGGCGTTGCAACAGCTCGCCTCACACGCCGAGCTCACGAGCTTTGGCGAGCGCATCATCGCGCGCCGCGGTCAGGTGCCCGCGCACGACGACGAGACCACCGGCGACGTGCGGGCCTCGGTGCGGCAGTTTGCCAACAAGACCGTCGCGCCGATCGCCGCGCAACTCCATTTACAAGACCTCCTGGTGCCGGACGCGTTGCTAAGCGCCATGGCCGAGCTTGGTTATTTTGGCCTCTCGGTACCCGAGCGCTTCGGCGGCAATGAAATGGGTCATTTGGCGATGATCGTCACCACCGAGGAACTCTCGCGTGGCTCGCTTGCCGGCGGCGGCTCGCTGATCACGCGGCCCGAGATTCTTGCCAAGGCGCTGGTGCACGGCGGCAGCGCGGCGCAACAAGCAACCTGGTTGCCGCTAATTGCCAGCGGCAAAAAGATGGTCGCTATCTCCGTCACCGAGCCCGACATTGGCTCGGACGTCGCGTCGCTGCGCTGCCGCGCTGAGGCGACCACGGTCGAGGGCGTCGCGGGTTATTCAATTAGCGGCGCCAAGGCGTGGTGCACGTTTGCCGGGCGCGCCGATATCATCGCGCTGCTGGCGCGCACCGATGCCGACGCCAGCAAGGGCGCCAAGGGCCTATCGCTGTTCATCGTCGAGAAACCGCCGTTTGCTGGCCACGCCTTCGAGCTGGCGCAACCGGGTGGCGGCACCTTGCACGGCCAGGCGGACCACACGCCGGGCTATCGCGGCATGCATTCGTTTTCGCTCGCATTTGACAAGTGGTTCGTGCCGGCGACGCATCTGGTTGGCGAGGCCGCCGGCGTCGGCCGCGGCTTTTACTTGCAGATGGCCGGCTTTGCGGCGGGTCGCTTGCAAACTGGTGGTCGCGCCTGCGGCCTCATGCAGGCGGCGCTTGAAGCTACCTGCGGCTACGTTGCGGATCGCGCCCAATTTGGCCAGCCGCTCGCAACCTTTGGCTTGACGCAGGCATCCATCGCCGAAATGGCGAGCAGCCTGATTGCGGCGCGCGCCATCACCTATGTAGCGGCGCAGGCCATGGACGTCGATGAGCGCGCCGCCTCGATCTTGGCCGCGGGGGCCAAGCTCTTTGCCTGCGATGCCGCGGTCGAGTGCACCCAAATGGGCCAAGTCCTCCACGGCGGCTGGGGGTATGCCGAGGAATACGCGATTAGCCGCCACGTCGCCGATGCGCTAGTGCTGCCGATCTTTGAGGGCGTGCGCCCAGTGCTGATTCTCAAGGTCATCGCGCGCGGGCTATTTTCCGCGGCATAG
- a CDS encoding ferrous iron transport protein A, which produces MNSLADAKPYQAMKVVAIHGARTFRRRLLEMGIVPGTEICVAHIAPLGCPIEFEARKTRLSVRRVEAKNIIVEMSAT; this is translated from the coding sequence ATGAATTCGCTCGCCGACGCAAAGCCCTACCAGGCGATGAAGGTGGTGGCGATCCACGGCGCGCGGACGTTTCGTCGCCGGCTGCTGGAAATGGGCATCGTGCCGGGCACAGAAATTTGTGTGGCACATATTGCGCCGCTCGGCTGCCCGATCGAATTTGAGGCGCGCAAGACCCGCCTCTCGGTGCGGCGCGTCGAGGCGAAAAATATCATTGTCGAGATGAGCGCGACGTGA
- a CDS encoding HNH endonuclease, whose amino-acid sequence MTTQAQTLLLSQGYEPIKIISWQRAITLFFLGKVEVVEEYDADIRSVSLVIKVPAVVRLLKAFRRPNRPVRFSRVNIYARDGYKCQYCGVRAGLRELTYDHVVPRSRGGVTDWENIVTCCYRCNRDKGGRTPKEAGMALLSTPRQPAWVPAVSIRVSLRSVPDAWRDYLYWTSALDTDE is encoded by the coding sequence ATGACCACGCAAGCCCAGACCCTGCTGTTATCTCAGGGCTACGAGCCGATCAAAATTATCTCGTGGCAGCGCGCCATCACGTTGTTTTTTCTCGGCAAGGTCGAGGTCGTCGAGGAATACGACGCCGACATTCGCTCGGTGAGCTTGGTGATCAAGGTGCCCGCGGTGGTGCGCCTGCTCAAGGCGTTTCGTCGGCCGAATCGCCCCGTGCGCTTCTCGCGCGTTAACATTTACGCGCGCGACGGCTACAAATGCCAATACTGCGGCGTGCGCGCGGGCCTCCGCGAGTTGACCTACGACCACGTGGTGCCGCGCTCGCGCGGTGGCGTCACCGATTGGGAAAACATCGTGACGTGCTGCTATCGCTGCAATCGCGACAAAGGAGGCCGCACGCCCAAGGAGGCCGGCATGGCGCTTTTGTCAACGCCGCGCCAACCCGCATGGGTGCCCGCGGTATCTATCCGGGTCAGCCTGCGTTCGGTGCCAGATGCGTGGCGCGACTACCTGTATTGGACGTCCGCGCTTGATACCGACGAGTGA
- a CDS encoding glutathione S-transferase N-terminal domain-containing protein → MSQTRDYGALSPIDLYFANTPNGQKIVIGCEEMGVTYKLHRISFANKDQFTPEFLAISPNNKIPAIVDPTGPDGAPLALFESGAILQYLGNKTGLYYPTAARARATCEQWLYWQMAGLGPMSGQAMHFVKFAPERVPYGIERYTTEVRRLYGVLNQQLGGHEFIAGDYSIADIAAYPWVVPHAAIGLDLADFPHIARWLGELGRRPAVARGMSM, encoded by the coding sequence ATGAGTCAAACGCGTGACTACGGGGCGCTCAGCCCTATTGACCTGTATTTCGCCAACACACCAAATGGACAAAAGATTGTCATTGGGTGCGAGGAAATGGGCGTAACCTACAAGCTGCACCGGATTAGCTTTGCCAACAAAGACCAGTTCACGCCCGAGTTTTTGGCGATCAGTCCGAACAATAAGATTCCCGCCATTGTCGACCCCACCGGGCCAGATGGCGCGCCCTTGGCGTTGTTCGAATCGGGCGCGATTCTGCAATATCTCGGCAACAAGACCGGGCTTTATTACCCAACCGCAGCGCGCGCGCGCGCGACTTGCGAGCAGTGGCTCTACTGGCAGATGGCGGGGCTGGGGCCCATGTCCGGGCAAGCGATGCATTTCGTTAAGTTCGCGCCCGAACGCGTGCCTTATGGCATCGAGCGCTACACGACTGAAGTGCGGCGGCTCTACGGCGTGCTCAACCAACAACTAGGGGGCCACGAATTTATCGCGGGCGATTATTCGATCGCAGACATCGCGGCCTATCCATGGGTGGTGCCCCACGCCGCCATTGGGCTCGACCTAGCGGATTTTCCGCACATCGCGCGTTGGCTCGGCGAGCTTGGCCGTCGCCCCGCCGTGGCACGCGGCATGTCCATGTAG
- a CDS encoding ChaN family lipoprotein — protein MPRPTITAISLCALASGLLGCKSMVGSRPAARGPAPTASAAAEPAADGARLPTATPVAGEPKAAAKATQPAKAAAPPITPEQFEKAAMSYAFIDGKTGRSIDTPTAFAQLSSVQLVCIGEEHDDVRHHWAQRELVKNLSIGAIPGSLALGLEMVQAPFQGVLDDYEAKAIDVATFLTRSGWTTRWGYDFGFYQPILATAIATRIKLLALNAPRELTRRVVRDGLEALSADEKAQLPPIVALPAHETWFWQQMMGLGHPTTGGAEADTTDEAGSKTPGRGHRYYQVQEIWDETMAEGATKWLRLDKNRRVIVLAGTGHCHALGVPARAQRRGIKKIASVRPIVDASDDAIADEISSRQYDYLMILRKP, from the coding sequence ATGCCGCGCCCGACGATAACTGCCATTTCTTTGTGCGCGCTTGCGAGCGGCTTGCTCGGCTGCAAATCGATGGTTGGCTCGCGCCCTGCGGCCCGAGGTCCGGCGCCAACTGCGTCGGCGGCGGCCGAGCCAGCAGCGGATGGCGCGCGACTACCCACCGCCACGCCTGTCGCCGGCGAGCCCAAGGCCGCGGCAAAGGCAACCCAACCGGCCAAGGCGGCCGCGCCGCCGATCACGCCGGAGCAATTCGAGAAAGCCGCGATGAGCTATGCATTCATCGACGGCAAGACGGGTCGCAGCATCGACACACCGACCGCTTTCGCGCAGCTTAGCTCGGTACAACTGGTGTGCATTGGTGAAGAACACGATGACGTCCGCCATCACTGGGCGCAGCGCGAGTTGGTGAAGAACCTCAGCATTGGCGCAATTCCGGGCAGCCTCGCGCTTGGGCTGGAAATGGTGCAGGCGCCGTTTCAGGGCGTACTCGATGACTACGAGGCCAAGGCGATCGACGTCGCCACCTTTCTAACCCGCAGTGGATGGACCACGCGATGGGGCTACGATTTTGGCTTCTATCAACCAATCCTCGCCACCGCGATCGCGACCAGGATCAAGCTGCTAGCGCTCAATGCGCCGCGCGAGCTGACCCGGCGCGTGGTGCGAGATGGGCTCGAGGCGCTGTCGGCTGATGAGAAGGCGCAGCTGCCGCCCATCGTAGCCTTGCCCGCGCATGAGACGTGGTTTTGGCAGCAGATGATGGGCCTGGGCCATCCGACGACTGGCGGTGCGGAGGCAGACACAACCGATGAGGCAGGCAGCAAGACGCCGGGGCGTGGCCATCGCTACTATCAGGTGCAGGAAATCTGGGATGAGACCATGGCCGAGGGCGCGACCAAATGGCTGCGGCTCGACAAGAACCGGCGCGTCATCGTGCTTGCTGGTACCGGCCATTGCCATGCGCTCGGGGTGCCCGCACGTGCCCAGCGCCGGGGCATCAAGAAGATTGCCTCGGTGCGGCCGATCGTCGATGCGAGCGACGATGCGATCGCCGATGAAATTTCCTCGCGGCAATATGATTACTTGATGATCCTGCGTAAGCCCTAG